Sequence from the Planctomycetota bacterium genome:
CGATGATGTTCGCGATCCGGGCCGCCTCGTCCTCGGTCAGCTCGCTGGCGGGCTTCTCCGGCTCGACCTCAGCCTTCTTGCACAGCTCCAACGCATTCACCGGCCCGATGCCGTAGATGTAGCGTAAGCTGATGTGCAGCTTCTTATTGTTCGGAATGTCGACGCCTGCTACGCGGGGCATGGGTGCTCAGAAAGGTGGAAGGTGGAAGGAGGAAGCTTGAAGACGCAGAAACAGAAGCACTTCAGGCTTCGAGCTTCATCCTTCAAGCTTTCCGGTCTCAGCCTTGCTTCTGCTTGTGCTTCGGGTTGATGCAGATCACGCGCACGATGCCCTTACGACGGACAATCTTGCAGTTTTCGCAGATGCGCTTGACGCTGGCACGGACCTTCATGACGGCAGAGGCAAAAGTTCGGGAGGCAACGAGGGCCGGAATGCCCTCGATCGGGCGGATGGGTTTATAGGCATCGCCGACGACGGTTATCCACCGACGACGGAAGTTCGTTGATCACGCTGCAACGGCAGCGAGGCCTTCGTCCAGGACGGGCGACGGACGCTCGGTCTTGACCGGGCCTTCGATCAGGCTCGCCGGCGGTCGGCCGTCGGTGAGGACGTCGCAGCCGGTCTCGGTGATCGACAGCGTGTGCTCGAAGTGGCAGGCGGGTTTGCGCTTGCGGGTGACGATCGTCCAGTTGTCGCTGAGCGTCTTCACGTCGGGCTTGCCGACGACGCACATCGGCTCGACGGCGAACGTCATGCCGGGCCGGAGGACGAAGTCGCCCTTGCGCTGCTCGGCATTGGTGAAGTTGGGGACCTTGGGATCCTCGTGCATCGTGCGACCGATGCCGTGGCCGACGAAGTCGCGGATGACGCCGTACCCCTTTTTCTCGGCCATCTTCTGCATCTCGCGGGCGATCTCGCTCCACTTGACGCCCGGCTCAGCGTTCTCGATGGCATAGTCGAGCGTGGCCTTGGTGATGTCGAGGAGCTTCTTCTTCTCTGGCGGCAGCCTGCCGACGCCGACGGTGATCGCGTTGTCGGCGCAGTAGGAGCCGAGCTTCATCGCCAGGTCGAGCGTGACGATGTCGCCCTCCTTGAGCTTCCGCGGGCCCGGGATGCCGTGGACGATCTCCTCGTTGATGCTGATGCAGCTCTCGGCCGGGTAGCCCTCGCCGGGCTTGTAGGTCGGGTAGTTCTTGCTCATCCCGATGCCGCCGATGAGACCGAGCTCGCGTCGGCAGATGTCGTTGATCTCGCCGGTCGTCACACCGACAGCAACTCTCTCGGCCATGGCGAGGACGATGCGCCTGGCGTGATAGCCAGTGAGCCGCATCTGGTCCAGCTCCGACTCGCTCTTGAAGATGATCTTCTGCCTCGGCATCGACTAGAACTGCCGCCCCCGAACGCGCTTGTTGCGGACCTTCGGGTCGTCGGCGAGGAATCCCTTGTAGTTGCGCATCAGCAGGTTGGCCTCGATCCGCTGGACCATGTCCAGCGCGACGCTGACCACGATGAGCAAGCCCGTCCCGCCGAGGAAGGCAGTCACGGTGTAATCGATGCCGAGCATGCTCGTCAGAACCGTTGGCACGATGGCAATGCCCGCCAGGAACGCCCCGCCGACGTAGGTGATGCGGTTCATCACGCGCTCAAG
This genomic interval carries:
- the map gene encoding type I methionyl aminopeptidase — translated: MPRQKIIFKSESELDQMRLTGYHARRIVLAMAERVAVGVTTGEINDICRRELGLIGGIGMSKNYPTYKPGEGYPAESCISINEEIVHGIPGPRKLKEGDIVTLDLAMKLGSYCADNAITVGVGRLPPEKKKLLDITKATLDYAIENAEPGVKWSEIAREMQKMAEKKGYGVIRDFVGHGIGRTMHEDPKVPNFTNAEQRKGDFVLRPGMTFAVEPMCVVGKPDVKTLSDNWTIVTRKRKPACHFEHTLSITETGCDVLTDGRPPASLIEGPVKTERPSPVLDEGLAAVAA
- the rpmJ gene encoding 50S ribosomal protein L36; protein product: MKVRASVKRICENCKIVRRKGIVRVICINPKHKQKQG